From a single Tachypleus tridentatus isolate NWPU-2018 chromosome 6, ASM421037v1, whole genome shotgun sequence genomic region:
- the LOC143253300 gene encoding serine/threonine-protein kinase B-raf-like isoform X5 — MIRLTRRNLEALNAKFAQYQHPPSMYITEFEDLNSKLNEFQLQEQRLLDQLSNGRDSPEQSDPDCDDSRTCYEVTTPRMTLTPNNSQLSLSSAVSDIARLTPKSPLRVVRAFLPNKQRSTFQVRPGQTVQEALSKAMTRRHLTPHMCVVYKGNPRVQVDWDTDIATLEGEEITVEIRERFPITTSISHNFVRKTFFTLAFCECCRGILFHGFRCQTCGYRFHQRCAADVPTLCQPLRVDNIYKQLLAMNDSCSNMVQTTNFSSGSFNPYASNYGYMRQPMTTSPPRNVPRVHPPPLCQRERSTSAPNVCYNTVNHDMTLEEFALRLRSQNSSVDPGSLVAPYQQSSTSTNHSPSSSPTRTQSAQGSPTNIHKPWRPRARSADESSKKVQRTTRESIEDWEIPANEILTGPRIGSGSFGTVYRGHWHGPVALKKLNVTNPTPAQLQAFKNEVAVLRKTRHVNILLFMGCVSKPHLTIVTQWCEGSSLYKHLYVQESKFEMFELINIARQTAQGMDYLHAKNIIHRDLKSNNIFLHEDWTVKIGDFGLATVKTRWSGSEQFNQPTGSILWMAPEVIRMKDPHPYSFQSDVYAFGIVLYELTTGQLPYARINNKDQILFMVGNGYLRPDLSNTRSDTPKALIRLIEDSIKFAREERLLFRQILASLESLARSLPKIHRSTSEPTLNRTHLQSEDFTYNCASPKTPSQFGAFPFF, encoded by the exons ATGATAAGATTGACTCGTAGAAACCTTGAAGCTTTAAATGCAAAGTTTGCACAGTATCAGCATCCACCTTCAATGTACATAACT gAGTTTGAAGACCTGAATTCCAAACTGAATGAGTTTCAGCTTCAAGAACAGAGACTTTTAGATCAACTTAGTAATGGAAGAGATTCTCCAGAACAGTCGGATCCAGACTGTGATGACAGCCGAACCTGTTATGAAGTAACGACTCCAAGAATGACTCTTACTCCAAACAACAGCCAATTAAGTTTATCTA GTGCTGTTTCGGATATAGCCAGGTTAACACCAAAATCTCCTTTGAGGGTTGTCAGAGCCTTTCTTCCTAATAAACAAAGATCAACA ttcCAGGTTCGGCCAGGTCAGACTGTGCAGGAGGCTTTGTCAAAAGCCATGACAAGAAGACATCTTACTCCACATATGTGTGTAGTGTACAAAGGTAATCCAAG AGTTCAAGTAGACTGGGATACGGATATAGCAACTTTAGAAGGAGAAGAAATAACTGTAGAAATTAGAGAACGATTTCCTATCACAACTAGTATTTCTcataatttt GTTAGGAAAACATTCTTCACATTAGCCTTTTGTGAATGTTGTCGTGGCATTCTGTTTCATGGGTTTCGCTGTCAGACCTGTGGGTACAGGTTCCACCAAAGATGTGCAGCAGATGTTCCTACTCTTTGTCAACCTCTACGAGTGGACAACATTTAtaaaca GCTCCTAGCAATGAATGACTCTTGTAGTAACATGGTACAGACAACAAATTTTTCTTCCGGTTCATTCAATCCTTATGCCTCAAACTACGGGTATATGCGACAACCAATGACAACTTCCCCGCCTAGAAATGTGCCGAGAGTCCACCCACCCCCATTGTGTCAGAGAGAGCGCTCCACTTCTGCTCCCAATGTTTGTTATAACACTGTCAATCATGACATGACCTTGGAG GAGTTTGCTCTTAGGCTTCGATCACAGAATTCATCGGTTG ATCCAGGATCTCTGGTTGCACCTTACCAACAGAGTTCTACTTCCACTAATCATAGTCCTAGTTCCAGTCCAACTAGAACACAAAGTGCACAGGGTTCCCCGACCAACATCCATAAACCATGGAGACCTCGAGCAAGGTCTGCTGATGAAAGTTCTAAAAAAGTA CAGCGAACAACTAGGGAGTCTATAGAAGACTGGGAAATCCCAGCTAATGAAATTCTTACTGGTCCAAGGATTGGTTCTGGGTCTTTTGGAACTGTGTATAGGGGTCACTGGCATG gtCCAGTagctttaaaaaaattgaatgttaCCAATCCTACTCCAGCACAGCTTCAAGCCTTTAAAAATGAAGTTGCTGTCCTGAG GAAAACGCGTCACGTGAATATTCTCTTATTTATGGGTTGTGTCTCAAAACCTCATTTGACAATAGTTACCCAATGGTGTGAAGGTTCTAGTCTGTATAAACACCTTTATGTCCaggagtccaagtttgaaatgtttgaaCTTATCAATATTGCCAGGCAAACTGCTCAAGGAATGGA ctATCTTCATGCCAAAAACATCATTCATCGAGACCTCAAGTCAAATA ATATCTTTCTTCATGAAGACTGGACAGTGAAGATAGGAGATTTTGGTCTGGCTACTGTGAAAACTAGGTGGAGTGGGTCAGAACAGTTCAACCAACCAACTGGATCAATACTGTGGATG gcTCCAGAAGTTATAAGAATGAAAGATCCTCATCCTTATTCCTTTCAGTCAGATGTCTACGCTTTTGGCATTGTTTTGTACGAGCTGACCACAGGACAGTTACCATATGCACGTATTAACAATAAAGATCag ATCCTGTTCATGGTGGGAAATGGTTATCTGAGACCTGATTTAAGTAATACTCGCTCTGACACACCCAAAGCCCTAATAAGGCTAATAGAAGATAGTATAAAATTTGCTAGGGAAGAAAGACTTCTATTTCGACAG aTACTTGCTTCCTTGGAATCCTTAGCTCGTTCTCTTCCAAAGATTCATCGTAGTACATCAGAACCAACCCTCAATCGCACCCACCTTCAGTCTGAAGATTTTACATACAATTGTGCCTCTCCAAAAACTCCAAGTCAGTTTGGAGCTTTTCCTTTCTTCTGA